A single genomic interval of Anopheles marshallii chromosome 2, idAnoMarsDA_429_01, whole genome shotgun sequence harbors:
- the LOC128719025 gene encoding integrin alpha-PS3-like, protein MKSPPKGMLSLGIALVALLLLLPPEGETFNLSPVPSYVFREPNLGLHMEKVRSSYFGYSLNLRPGGVIVGAPRAQSDLAAQRKVNETGAIYRCRFTDGECGPYYFDKLGNTNAEQSDFAYNSEKKDFQMLGATMDGHGADGDRFVVCAPKTISELVDYYLLHGICYVTDGTEQDQEPKDIRKIIPLRAKDKQLHKDPYGQYYNYMYGEQGISVHVTDDGEEILIGAPGVFNWRGTVVRYRRRFNEDMGGLSRRDDWLAQHRPTNRHRRQIIQYVSDVPNPYFSNLTDDSYFGYAVGSGDFRGDRKTLYVASAPQSNGQVGSVFIFDIINADSFLETQIKVRYTFPGRQQGEYFGYALLAEDFNGDGFADLAISAPMHSRSGDYDSGVVYVYWNEGELNFQLQGMLAGNHEVAGRFGTSLGRIGDINMDGYNDLAVGAPFEGNGAVYIFLGSADGLQPKPSQRLTPPTNELLSPQPMFGFALSRGSDIDANGYKDLAVGSPNDEKVYVYRTYPVVRVEAEVTSSKRELTLDDTTFDLSICMSAMFVGGQPFDVQLSYELSVDAQVGRVTLPGVGGNRRNETITVAGTNECRRFDVRLKATAASIYKPVFVELSYELVRQLPAADGDDTTFCASCALLDPTVPNRVIQKISFKTGCQGEVCVSDLRLSARWLDITPVYVLGSTKKASLEFEVYNAGENAYLPQLNVTLTPARLTLAKLTSECQQKITEEGVNVLCDLNNGLPLKASYTSRYTLILDMTKLEGTSAEIKAEAMSSSEESVQEDNFLEQVLTLQEFSDIEIIGKTSTSEVFLEQQSGLHNITYEIQVHSNGPSTFRRLEFTLDVPLVYHKPSSGKSFKIINFNDMVVTGYYNYKTLDYTWTQNDTILLPNPIEHDHIRPPTVGVEDMHRLPSDFDLLSGGGIASAGIGGLAGENQPHAYDPAMAGMHRRRRRESGSQEQSYNRYTGQLSGHSRVRRSLSKVNDATVEALPGNRTLFFNCAEEDSFIECARLNVAVDIFRPTNVPIIITLHFQLDLDAISEAFLEREDIFALTMLADVHKTGDPDGITFRQVRSNPHTVVYRYSDGSTPIWVIIVSVLGGLLLVAAITYGLYRAGFFKRKRKEEIEKLHRESARLNEPEQVNQSPAEVTTELN, encoded by the exons ATGAAGTCCCCACCGAAAGGGATGCTGTCGCTTGGTATCGCCTTGGTcgcgttgctgctgctgttgcctcCCGAAGGTGAAACGTTCAATCTTTCCCCGGTGCCGAGCTACGTGTTCCGGGAACCAAACTTGGGGTTGCATATGGAAAAAGTACGCAGCTCGTACTTTGGATATTCGCTTAATCTGCGCCCTGGAGG TGTAATTGTCGGTGCACCGAGAGCGCAATCGGATTTGGCGGCACAGCGCAAGGTGAACGAGACTGGCGCCATCTATCGTTGTCGCTTTACGGACGGTGAATGTGGTCCGTACTACTTTGATAAGCTAGGCAACACGAACGCCGAACAGTCGGACTTTGCGTACAACTCGGAGAAGAAGGACTTTCAGATGCTGGGCGCAACCATGGATGGACATGGGGCCGACGGCgatcggtttgttgtttgtgcacCGAAGACGATCAGTGAGCTGGTCGATTACTATCTGCTGCACGGCATTTGCTACGTTACGGACGGTACCGAACAGGACCAGGAACCGAAAGACATTCGAAAGATCATACCGTTGCGTGCGAAAG ATAAACAGCTGCACAAGGATCCGTACGGACAGTACTACAACTACATGTACGGTGAGCAGGGCATTAGCGTGCATGTGACCGACGATGGGGAGGAGATACTGATCGGAGCACCGGGAGTCTTTAACTGGCGCGGTACGGTGGTGCGATATAGACGACGCTTCAACGAAGATATGGGTGGCCTCAGCCGGCGCGACGATTGGTTGGCTCAGCATCGTCCAACCAATCGACACAGGCGCCAGATCATTCAGTACGTCAGTGATGTGCCGAATCCGTACTTTAGCAACTTAACGGATGATTCGTACTTCGGATATGCCGTCGGGTCGGGAGATTTTCGGGGCGACCGGAAGACTCTTTACGTGGCGAGTGCTCCACAATCGAACGGACAGGTGGGCAGTGTGTTTATATTCGACATCATCAACGCAGATTCGTTCCTGGAAACGCAGATCAAGGTACGGTACACCTTTCCCGGCCGGCAGCAGGGTGAGTACTTTGGGTATGCGCTACTGGCCGAAGATTTCAATGGCGATGGGTTCGCGGATCTTGCCATCTCGGCACCGATGCATAGCCGATCGGGTGATTATGACAGTGGCGTTGTGTACGTATACTGGAACGAGGGCGAACTGAACTTTCAGCTGCAGGGAATGCTGGCCGGCAATCATGAAGTTGCAGGTCGGTTTGGTACAAGTCTCGGAAGAATTGGTGATATTAACATGGACGGATATAATG ACCTTGCTGTTGGTGCTCCTTTCGAGGGTAACGGTGCCGTGTACATCTTCCTCGGCTCGGCGGACGGACTTCAGCCGAAACCAAGTCAACGGTTAACGCCACCAACGAATGAGTTGCTCTCACCTCAACCGATGTTTGGTTTCGCACTGTCACGGGGCAGCGACATCGATGCTAATGGTTACAAGGATCTTGCCGTCGGATCACCGAATGACGAGAAGGTGTACGTTTACCGGACGTATCCGGTCGTGCGTGTCGAGGCGGAAGTTACCTCGTCCAAGCGGGAACTCACACTAGACGACACAACGTTCGATCTGTCCATCTGTATGAGTGCAATGTTCGTCGGCGGACAACCGTTCGATGTGCAGCTCAGCTACGAGCTTAGCGTAGATGCGCAGGTTGGCCGTGTAACACTGCCCGGTGTTGGTGGTAATAGACGCAACGAAACTATCACCGTCGCCGGTACGAATGAATGTCGCCGGTTCGATGTGCGTCTGAAGGCTACAGCCGCTAGCATCTATAAGCCGGTGTTCGTGGAGCTGTCGTACGAACTGGTACGTCAGCTTCCAGCAGCCGACGGGGATGATACTACTTTCTGTGCCTCGTGTGCGCTGCTAGACCCAACTGTGCCGAATCGGGTGATTCAAAAGATTTCCTTCAAGACGGGCTGCCAAGGAGAGGTGTGCGTGTCCGATTTACGCCTGTCCGCCCGTTGGTTAGACATTACGCCTGTTTACGTACTTGGCAGTACGAAGAAAGCATCACTAGAGTTCGAGGTGTACAATGCGGGGGAGAATGCGTACCTGCCTCAGCTGAACGTAACACTCACACCGGCCCGTTTGACACTGGCCAAGCTGACATCGGAGTGCCAGCAAAAGATCACAGAGGAAGGAGTTAATGTACTGTGCGATCTCAATAATGGTTTACCGCTGAAGGCATCCTACACCTCCCGGTACACTCTCATCCTCGATATGACAAAGCTGGAAGGTACCAGTGCCGAGATTAAGGCGGAAGCGATGAGCTCCAGCGAAGAATCCGTGCAGGAGGATAACTTCCTCGAGCAGGTGCTTACACTGCAGGAGTTTAGCGATATCGAGATTATTGG caaaacatcaacatcTGAGGTGTTCCTGGAACAGCAAAGCGGACTACACAACATCACGTACGAGATACAGGTACACAGCAATGGACCTAGCACGTTCCGGCGGCTGGAGTTTACGCTGGATGTACCGCTGGTGTATCACAAGCCAAGCTCCGGAAAATCGTTCAAGATCATTAACTTTAACGACATGGTCGTGACCGGTTATTACAACTACAAAACGCTCGACTACACCTGGACGCAGAACGATACCATCCTGCTGCCGAATCCGATCGAACACGATCATATCCGTCCGCCGACTGTAGGCGTTGAAGATATGCACCGACTGCCGTCCGATTTTGATCTCCTCTCTGGTGGTGGAATTGCTAGTGCAGGAATCGGCGGCCTTGCCGGTGAAAATCAGCCTCATGCTTATGATCCAGCTATGGCAGGTATGCATCGCCGCCGTCGACGTGAAAGCGGTTCCCAGGAACAATCCTACAACCGATACACGGGGCAGTTGTCAGGCCATTCGCGTGTACGTCGCAGTCTGTCGAAGGTGAACGATGCCACGGTAGAGGCTCTGCCAGGAAACCGTACGCTGTTTTTCAACTGCGCTGAGGAGGATTCTTTCATCGAGTGTGCCCGTCTGAATGTGGCGGTAGACATCTTCCGCCCGACAAACGTGCCCATCATAATAACGCTCCACTTCCAGCTCGATCTGGATGCCATTAGTGAAGCGTTTCTCGAGCGTGAAGACATCTTTGCGCTGACGATGTTGGCTGACGTGCACAAGACGGGCGACCCGGACGGTATCACATTCCGGCAGGTCCGTAGCAATCCCCACACGGTGGTGTATCGTTATTCGGACGGTAGTACCCCTATCTGGGTGATTATTGTATCGGTACTCGGCGGACTGTTGCTGGTTGCCGCGATCACGTACGGTTTGTACCGAGCCGGGTTCTTCAAACGCAAACGCAAGGAAGAAATTGAGAAACTGCATCGAGAG AGCGCACGTCTCAACGAGCCGGAACAGGTAAATCAATCACCGGCGGAAGTTACCACTGAACTGAACTGA